CCCGCTCCAAGCCGAAAGGACACTAGCGTTTCCGCGTTAACCAGCTGTTAACACTGCCCGGCGACGCGGCGCAGTTGACCTTATGTATCCGGGTTGCGACTCAATCATGTCAGCACAATGGCAGACGGACATATGCAGTATCGGGATTATACGTCCAGATTCGCGACATTCAGGGCATTTTCGCGAATGAAATCACGGCGTGGTTCCACCACGTCACCCATCAGCTTGGTGAACAGGTCGTCTGCTTCATCCAGCTCCGACACCTTGACCCGAAGCAGGGAACGGACGTTCTTGTCGAGCGTCGTTTCCCACAGTTGTTCCGGGTTCATTTCGCCAAGTCCCTTATAGCGCTGCATGGAGATACCCTTGCGGCCCTGGGCAAACACGGCATCGATCAGATCCATGGGTGAATAGATCGCGATCTCGGTTTCCTTGCGGCGCAGTTTTGCCGGCTTGGCATAAACTTCCTGCAAATGCGCGGCCAGCCGGTCCAGGCGAATTGCCTCGGCCGACCCGATCATGCGGGCATCAAGCGAATGGGCTTCCCGCACACCACGCAATTCACGGGTGAAGGTCAGGCCACCGTCTGTATCAGCCTCGCCTTCCCAGCCGCGCTCGGTCTCTTCGGAAATCGTGTTGAGCCGGCGCGCGATATAGGCGGCTGCCTCGTTGGCTGCCTGCTGACTGCCGATCACTTCAGGGTTGAATGCCCCTGCAATTGCAGCCTGCTCAACCACGTTGCGCGAATAGCGCGTATGCAGGCTCTCAAGGGCAGACCGCACCTGCAGGGCACTGTCGATGATGCTGCGCAAATCCTGACTGCCGTGTTCGACACCGTCCGCAGTAATCAGCACGGTATCTTCCATTCCCTGGTCGACAAGAAACTCTTCCAGAGCGGCATCGTCCTTGAGGTATTGCTCGGACGAGCCGCGCTTGACCTTGTACAAAGGCGGCTGGGCGATGAACAGGTGGCCGCGCTCGATCACCTCCGGCATCTGCCGGTAGAAGAAGGTCAGCAGCAGGGTGCGAATGTGCGCGCCGTCCACATCAGCATCGGTCATGATGATGATCTTGTGATAGCGCAGCTTGTCTATGTTGAAATCATCGCGCCCGATGCCTGTTCCAAGTGCGGTAATCAGCGTGCCGATCTCCTGGCTGCCCAGCATCTTGTCAAAGCGGGCGCGCTCCACGTTGAGAATCTTGCCGCGCAGGGGCAATACCGCCTGGTTTTCCCGGTTGCGCGCCTGCTTGGCGGATCCGCCGGCAGAGTCGCCCTCGACGATGAACAGTTCCGACTTGGCCGGATCACGTTCCTGACAGTCGGCAAGCTTGCCCGGCAGTGATGCAACATCGAGCGCACCCTTGCGCCGGGTCAGTTCGCGCGCCTTGCGTGCCGCCTCACGTGCCGCTGCCGCCTCGGCCACCTTGGATACAATGGCGCGGGCTTCGGCAGGGTGTTCCTCAAACCAGGTGGACAGGCCCTCACCCACCGAGCTTTCCACGATGGGCCTCACTTCGGACGACACCAGCTTGTCCTTGGTCTGCGAGGAAAACTTCGGATCCGGCACCTTGACCGACAGGACGCAGGTCAGGCCTTCGCGCGCGTCATCGCCGGTCAGAGACACTTTCTCCTTCTTGGCGATGCCGGATTCGTTGGCATAATTGTTGATGATGCGGGTCAGCGCACCGCGGAAACCGGCCAGGTGCGTGCCGCCGTCGCGCTGGGGGATGTTATTGGTGAAACACAGCACATTCTCGTGGTAGCTGTCGTTCCACCACAAGGCGCACTCGACGGTCACGCCGTCCTTCTCGATCTCAATGGAGATCGGTTCCGGCAACATGGCCTGCTTGGCCCGGTCGAGATACTGCACGAATGCCGAAATACCACCTTCGTAATGCAGGTCTACGGATTTGGGCTCTGCAGGCCGGTTGTCGGCCACATTAATGAACACGCCGGAGTTCAGGAATGCCAGTTCGCGCAGCCGGTGCTCCACCGTGTTGAAGTCAAACTCGGTCATGGTGAATGTTGCAGGGCTTGGCAGGAAGGTGATCTCGGTGCCCTTTTTGTCTCCCTGATCGCCAACCGCCGCCAGGGGACCATCGGAAACACCGTCGGTGAAGGTCATCTGCCAGTGCTTGCCGTCACGCCAGATGTCCAGTGTCAGCTTGGTCGACAGGGCATTGACCACTGAAACACCCACACCATGCAGGCCGCCGGAGACCTTGTAGGAATTCTGATCAAACTTTCCGCCGGCATGAAGCTGGGTCATGATGACTTCGGCAGCCGATATGCCCTCTTCGGCGTGAATGGCCGTTGGAATGCCGCGTCCATTGTCGGATACCGAGCACGATCCATCGGCATTCAGGCGCACTTCAACGCGGTCGCAATGGCCTGCCAGCGACTCATCGATTGCGTTGTCCACCACCTCGTAGATCATGTGATGCAGACCGGAACCGTCATCGGTATCGCCGATATACATGCCGGGACGCTTGCGCACCGCATCGAGCCCTTTCAGAACCTTGATGCTGTCGGCACCGTATTCCTCCGGCTGCTTGTCCTGTGGTGTATCGTTCATGCGGTTTCCTGTTCCGGTCGGCTTAGATCAGGATGATTTTTGGTTGACTCAACCAAAATCATAAACCTGATCGCTTTCAAAGTATTAGAGCAACTTTACGGGTTCATTTGAACCCATGTCGCTCTCGCGAGATATGTCCGTCGCTGACCTCATAAATCTCTGTACAGCTCGACGCTGCTTCAAACAATTGCCTGTCGGTTCCCGTCATCCAGGCCTGGCTCCCCAGCTCCAGCAACTCTTCCATCAATGCAGCCCGGCGAACATCATCCAGATGCGCTGCAACCTCATCCAGCAGCAACAGTGGCGCGACACCGTTAAACGTCTCACGAACCGCCCGCGCCTGCGCCAGAACCAACCCGATCAGCAGCGCTTTCTGTTCTCCTGTCGAGCACAGCCGGGCTTCCATTTGCCGCGGACCGTGGCTGACCAGCAGGTCGGCGCGATGCGGTCCGCGCAAGGTTCTTCCGGCCGCCCGGTCAAGACCACGCGAATCAGCCAAAAGTGTACGATATTCGTCCTCAATTTGCACGGCTGGACGGTCAATTAGTTGTTGCTCCAGTTCACCGTCCACAATCACCTCCGCCCAGGGAAACGGGCGCTCGGACCCGCGCTGCCTGGTATCGGTGATGAAGCTGCGCACCGCCGCTATGGCATCATTGCGGGCCGCGGCGACCGCCACTGCCGTCTGGGCCAGTTGTGCCTCGACACTGTCGAGCCAGCGGGCCTGCTGAAATTCCTCGCTGTTGAGCCGATTGCGTTCGCGCAGCAAGCGTTCAAGCGCGTTAACCCGGGTCCCGTGTGACGGATCGAAAGTCGCCGTGAGCCGGTCCAGGAACCGGCGGCGATCAGAAGCAGGCCCGGCAAACAGGCGGTCCATTGCAGGTGTCAGCCACAAGGCACGTACATATTCCGCCAGCGCTCCGGCGCTGCGCTGGACCTGGCCGTCAATACGCACCTCACGGGAATTGCCCGATGCAGGTTCGCCGTTTTCTCCGGAGCCCGGCTGCCATGCCGTTCCCAGTCTTACTTCACCGACCGGGCTGTCCAGCACAGCCGACACAGCCCAGCCCGTGTCGCGGCCCGACCTGACAAGATCGTCGAACGCGGCCCCGCGCAGGCCACGACCCGGTGTCAGCAATGAAATAGCCTCAAGCAGGTTGGTCTTGCCGGCCCCGTTGTGACCGCACAGGGCGATCAGCCCGGCAGACGGTTCAATGCGCGCGCTGTCATAATTGCGAAACGACGATAAGGTCAGACTGACAATGGTCAGGGATGGCTTGAGCGGCAAAGCGGCGTCTCCGGGCCTCAGGGTCAGGACCATGACAGCGTTGAACATGCACAGCCCGCGCACCACATGCGCGGCCAGGCATCATACCGCATCTTAACCGGGATCCTAAACACGCATCGGCATCAATACGTACAACACCCGGTCGTCAGCAGCATCGCGCAGGATGGTTGGCGAGCCTGAGTCCGACAACATGAAGGTCGCCGTATCACCCTTGAACTGGCCTGCAATATCGAGCAGGTAGCGCGAGTTGAAACCGACATCAATCGGATCTGCCGCATAATCTGCCGCAATCTCTTCTTCCGCCGAACCGGAATCGGGATTGTTCACCGTCAGGGTCAGCCGGTCCGGTGCAATGTTGAGTTTGACCGCGCGGCCCTTCTCGCTGGAAATCGTCGAGACACGATCAACAGCCTGGGCGAACACCCGGGTATCAACTTCCAGAGCCTTGTCATTGCCGGTTGGAATGACCCGCTCATAGTCGGGGAAGGTTCCGTCAATCAGTTTGGACGTCAGCACCAGGCCGTTCAGGTCGAAACGGATTTTCGAGGCCGACAGAGAGATGGCGACCTCGCCTTCCTCATCCTCGATCAGCTTGGCAAGCTCCAGCACCGTCTTGCGCGGCACAATGACACCGGGCATGCCGGAAGACCCCTCTGGCGCCGGCAGTTCAACCCGGGCCAGCCGGTGACCGTCGGTTGCAACGGCGCGCATGGTGCCGGTGTCCAGCGTGTGCAGGTAAATACCGTTCAGATAGTACCGGGTTTCCTCGGTGGATATGGCAAAGCGCGTCTTCTCGATCATCAGCTTGAGATCAGCCGACGCCATGGTGAAGGAGTGTGTCGCCTCGCCGCTGGCAAGGTCAGGAAAATCCTGCGGCGGCAGGGCCTGCAGGGAAAACCTGGAGCGCCCGGCGATGATGGCGAGACGGCCCTCATCAGGACCTTGTTCGAGCTGCAGCTGTGCCCCGTCCGGCAGCTTGCGCACAATGTCATACAACATGTGGGCCGGTACCGTTGTGGAGCCTGCCTGTGCGACATCCGCGCCGGTCTGTTCCACTATTTCAATGTCCAGGTCGGTTGCGTTCAGCTTCAATCCGCCGTCGGCAGCCTGCAACAGCACGTTGGACAGAATTGGTATTGTGTTGCGACGTTCCACAACCGACTGAACGTGGTTCAGCGACTTCAAAAACGTACCGCGTTCAATGGTAACCCGCATGGCCTGAGCGTCCTCGAAAACTGTCAAACAAGCTGTACGATCTACACCATACGCACAGCCCAACGAGACTTAAGCTGTTGCGCTCAGGTACGCAAGGCAAACTCCCGCCCCGAAGCCCCGGACGGACCCCGAAGTGTGGAAAACCACGTCAAAATCGCTGAAAAATCAACCCTGCTCGATCAATCTCGACAACAGCGTGACCTCGCGCGCCAGCTTTTCATCAGCCTGCATGAGCTCCTCCACCTTACGGACAGCATGCAACACGGTACTATGGTCGCGATTGCCGAACCTGCGGCCGATTTCAGGCAGCGAGCGAGAGGTCAGTTTCTTGGCCAGATACATGCCGATCTGGCGCGGGCGCACCACGGCGCGGGCGCGGCGCGGGCTGAGCAGGTCGGCGCGCGTCACATTGAAATGCCGGCCGACAATTCGCAGAATGTCGTCCACGCGAACCCGGATGAGCTCGGATGTATGCGACAGATCGCGAAGCGCAAAGGCGGCCATGTCCACCGTCATGGGCTGCCTGGTCAGGTGCTGGCTGGCGATGATGCGGTTCAATGCACCTTCCAGTTCACGCCCGGCACCGGTGATGCGGTTGGCGACGAATTCCAGCACGTCCTCGGCCACGATGAGGCTTGGATCCTTGCGCTGGGCCGCGGCAAGTTTTGACTGCAGGATTGACCGCCTGAGGCCGATATCCGGGGCCTCGATGTCTACGACAAGGCCACCGGCAAGGCGCGAGCGCATGCGCTGGTCAATGCTCTCCAGCTGTGGAGGCGGTACGTCTGCGGCAATAACCACCTGGCGTTTTGCATCGACCAGGGAATTGAAGGTATGGCAGAACTCCTGCTGCATCGCCTTGCCCTGCAGGAATTGCAGATCGTCGATCAGCAACACGTCGATGGACTGGAAATAGTCCTTGAACGACAGTGTATCGCGGACTTTCAGGGCAGCCATGAAATGGTACATGAAGCGTTCCGCGGTGATGTAGAGAACCTTGCGGTCCGGATTAAGGTCGCGAATACGCCATGCAATGGAATTGATCAGGTGGGTTTTACCCAGCCCGGCAGCCGAGTGAATGAACAGCGGGTTGAAGCTTACCGGTGCGCCGGGACGGGCTTCCGCCACGCGCATGGCGGCAGCGTGAGCCAATGCATTCGACTGGCCTTGCACATAGGTTTCGAACGTCAGGTTGTGATCCAGTTGCGAACCACGATCATTGCCCTGCCTGGAGCCTGCGCGCAGCGTCTTCGCGACCGGTTCTGCAGCTTCTTCAGACAACCCGTCAAGACTTGCGACAGGCGCGACGGCCTGAGCCGCCGTGGGCAGGCCGCGGGTGCGTACCTGCAGTTCGACCACGTTTACACCCTTGTACTCAGCGGCACAGCATGCCGTCAGCTGGTCGACATAGTGGGATTTGATCCAGCTGCGCAAAAACCGTGTCGGCACCGACACGTTAAGGGTGCCGTCAGCCAGGCTTTCCGGCTCCATGCGGGCGAACCAGCTTGTATAGAGGTCTTCGCCAAGCTCGGCGCGCAACCGGGCCGCAACCCGGGTCCAGACACC
Above is a window of Anderseniella sp. Alg231-50 DNA encoding:
- the recF gene encoding DNA replication/repair protein RecF (All proteins in this family for which functions are known are DNA-binding proteins that assist the filamentation of RecA onto DNA for the initiation of recombination or recombinational repair.) — its product is MFNAVMVLTLRPGDAALPLKPSLTIVSLTLSSFRNYDSARIEPSAGLIALCGHNGAGKTNLLEAISLLTPGRGLRGAAFDDLVRSGRDTGWAVSAVLDSPVGEVRLGTAWQPGSGENGEPASGNSREVRIDGQVQRSAGALAEYVRALWLTPAMDRLFAGPASDRRRFLDRLTATFDPSHGTRVNALERLLRERNRLNSEEFQQARWLDSVEAQLAQTAVAVAAARNDAIAAVRSFITDTRQRGSERPFPWAEVIVDGELEQQLIDRPAVQIEDEYRTLLADSRGLDRAAGRTLRGPHRADLLVSHGPRQMEARLCSTGEQKALLIGLVLAQARAVRETFNGVAPLLLLDEVAAHLDDVRRAALMEELLELGSQAWMTGTDRQLFEAASSCTEIYEVSDGHISRERHGFK
- the dnaA gene encoding chromosomal replication initiator protein DnaA, which encodes MDEGAHSGPTRTTLGGVWTRVAARLRAELGEDLYTSWFARMEPESLADGTLNVSVPTRFLRSWIKSHYVDQLTACCAAEYKGVNVVELQVRTRGLPTAAQAVAPVASLDGLSEEAAEPVAKTLRAGSRQGNDRGSQLDHNLTFETYVQGQSNALAHAAAMRVAEARPGAPVSFNPLFIHSAAGLGKTHLINSIAWRIRDLNPDRKVLYITAERFMYHFMAALKVRDTLSFKDYFQSIDVLLIDDLQFLQGKAMQQEFCHTFNSLVDAKRQVVIAADVPPPQLESIDQRMRSRLAGGLVVDIEAPDIGLRRSILQSKLAAAQRKDPSLIVAEDVLEFVANRITGAGRELEGALNRIIASQHLTRQPMTVDMAAFALRDLSHTSELIRVRVDDILRIVGRHFNVTRADLLSPRRARAVVRPRQIGMYLAKKLTSRSLPEIGRRFGNRDHSTVLHAVRKVEELMQADEKLAREVTLLSRLIEQG
- the gyrB gene encoding DNA topoisomerase (ATP-hydrolyzing) subunit B, encoding MNDTPQDKQPEEYGADSIKVLKGLDAVRKRPGMYIGDTDDGSGLHHMIYEVVDNAIDESLAGHCDRVEVRLNADGSCSVSDNGRGIPTAIHAEEGISAAEVIMTQLHAGGKFDQNSYKVSGGLHGVGVSVVNALSTKLTLDIWRDGKHWQMTFTDGVSDGPLAAVGDQGDKKGTEITFLPSPATFTMTEFDFNTVEHRLRELAFLNSGVFINVADNRPAEPKSVDLHYEGGISAFVQYLDRAKQAMLPEPISIEIEKDGVTVECALWWNDSYHENVLCFTNNIPQRDGGTHLAGFRGALTRIINNYANESGIAKKEKVSLTGDDAREGLTCVLSVKVPDPKFSSQTKDKLVSSEVRPIVESSVGEGLSTWFEEHPAEARAIVSKVAEAAAAREAARKARELTRRKGALDVASLPGKLADCQERDPAKSELFIVEGDSAGGSAKQARNRENQAVLPLRGKILNVERARFDKMLGSQEIGTLITALGTGIGRDDFNIDKLRYHKIIIMTDADVDGAHIRTLLLTFFYRQMPEVIERGHLFIAQPPLYKVKRGSSEQYLKDDAALEEFLVDQGMEDTVLITADGVEHGSQDLRSIIDSALQVRSALESLHTRYSRNVVEQAAIAGAFNPEVIGSQQAANEAAAYIARRLNTISEETERGWEGEADTDGGLTFTRELRGVREAHSLDARMIGSAEAIRLDRLAAHLQEVYAKPAKLRRKETEIAIYSPMDLIDAVFAQGRKGISMQRYKGLGEMNPEQLWETTLDKNVRSLLRVKVSELDEADDLFTKLMGDVVEPRRDFIRENALNVANLDV
- the dnaN gene encoding DNA polymerase III subunit beta, whose protein sequence is MRVTIERGTFLKSLNHVQSVVERRNTIPILSNVLLQAADGGLKLNATDLDIEIVEQTGADVAQAGSTTVPAHMLYDIVRKLPDGAQLQLEQGPDEGRLAIIAGRSRFSLQALPPQDFPDLASGEATHSFTMASADLKLMIEKTRFAISTEETRYYLNGIYLHTLDTGTMRAVATDGHRLARVELPAPEGSSGMPGVIVPRKTVLELAKLIEDEEGEVAISLSASKIRFDLNGLVLTSKLIDGTFPDYERVIPTGNDKALEVDTRVFAQAVDRVSTISSEKGRAVKLNIAPDRLTLTVNNPDSGSAEEEIAADYAADPIDVGFNSRYLLDIAGQFKGDTATFMLSDSGSPTILRDAADDRVLYVLMPMRV